The nucleotide sequence TGGAAAAAGTCGGACCGGAAATAGAGAAACACCCACTATTCCCTCAAAGGACTAATGTGGAATTCGTGGAGGTTTTGAACCGAGATGAATTGAAGATAAGGGTTTGGGAAAGGGGCGTTGGGGAGACGCTGGGCTGTGGAACTGGCGCTTGCGCCTCCCTCGTCGTTACTGCTTTAAAGGGGTTGACGAATAGGTCAGCGAGGATACATTTAAAGGGTGGAGACCTCATTGTGGAGTGGCAGGAGAGCGGGGAGGTTTTCCTGAGCGGACCAGCTGAAGAAGTATTTCAAGGAGAGTTTAAATTGGAGAAATTTCTCGGAAAAAGGTGAGAATATGAAGAGTAGATTGGAAAGAGTTCCGCCTTATCTTTTCAGTCAACTCGTAGCCGCCCGCAGAGAGGCGGAGAAGAAGGGATTGTCAATAATAGATTTGGGAATCGGCGACCCCGATATCCCAACCCCTTCACATATCGTTGAGAGGATGAGGGAAGCAGTTCTTAATGGGGATTATCATCGCTACGATGAAAGTGATAAAGGATTGCCGATTTTTAGGCAAGCGGTGATAAATTGGTATAGGGAAAGATTTGGGGTGGAGTTGGGGATGGAGGAAGTCTTATCCCTTATCGGTTGTAAGGAAGGGCTTGCCCATATAATTTGGGCTTTGGTAGAGAATCCCGATGACATCGTTCTCGTTCCCGACCCTGCCTATCCCGTTTATAAAAACAATACCCTCTTGGCGGGAGGAACCCCTTATATAATGCCCTTGAGGAGGGAGAATGCCTTCCTTCCCGACCTAAAAGCTATCCCCAAGGAAGTGGCGAGGAAAGCGAAGCTTATGTTTCTTAACTATCCCAACAACCCAACGGGGAGCGTCGCTCCGAGGGAATTCTTTGAAGAGGTTGTTGAATTCGCATTGGAAAACGAGATAATAGTCTGCCACGATTGCGCCTATTCAGAGATATATTATGATACTCCACCAATCTCCTTTTTAAGCGTTCCCGGGGCGAAGGAAGTCGGGATTGAATTTCATTCCCTCTCCAAGACTTTTAATATGACGGGATGGCGGGTGGGATTCGCGGTGGGAAATGAAAAAATAGTGAGCCTCTTGACTTCCTTCAAATCCCACATAGATTCAGGGGTGTTCATGGCTATACAGGATGTAGCCGCTTATGCCCTTGAGAATCCCAATGGGCACCCAGAGAAGATGAGGGAGATATATAGGAGCAGGAGGGACATCGTTGTTGAAGGATTAAGGGAGGCTGGATTGGAGGTTTCCCCTCCACCAGCTACATTTTATATCTGGGTTGCCCTTCCCTCGGGGATTTCGTCCGCTGATTGGGCGGGGAGGTTGCTGAACGAAGAAGGAGTTGTTGTTACGCCTGGTAGGGGGTATGGAGAGTATGGTGAGGGATATGTAAGGATTGCCTTGACGGTTAAAGCAGAGGATGTGGATGGAACTCTCAGGGAAGCCGTAAGAAGGATAAAGGAATTTCTCAAGAGAGGTGAAGGAGATAGATAAGTTGCTTGAAAGAGTTTCACGCAGAGGGGTAGCCAACGAGAAGGCTATTTTAGTCGGCTTGGAGCGGGGGGACGATTGGCAAGAAAGAATGGAGGAACTGAAGGAGCTTGCTATCTCGGCGGGGGCGGAAGTTGTGGGGGAGGTGAGGCAGAAGAGGGAGGAGCCAGACCCGTTTTACTACATAGGTAGGGGGAAGGCGGAGGAATTGGCTGTTTTGATAAAAGAGTTGGACGCGGATTTGGTTATCGTTGATGCGAGCCTGAATTTGGTTCAGCACCGCAATTTAGAGGAAATCCTTCAAACGAAAGTCGTTGATAGGACTGAGCTCATCCTTGATATCTTCGCCCAAAGAGCTCATACAAAGGAAGGAAAGCTTCAAATAGAGCTCGCCCAGCTCACTTATCTACTCCCTCGCTTAACGGGAAGGGGAGTTTTCCTCTCTCGTTTGGGAGGTGGAATTGGGACAAGGGGTCCGGGAGAGACGAAGCTGGAGTATGATAGGCGAAGGATAAGGGATAGAATAAACCAGTTGAGGAAGGAGATAGACGAGGTGAGGGAGCAGAGGGCGAAGAGGCGTCTCTGGAGGAGGGCGGAGGACATACCAATAGTCGCCCTTGTGGGCTACACAAATGTCGGTAAATCAACCCTTCTAAACGCCATAACGAAGGCTTCCGTGTATGTTGACGACCGCCCCTTCGCAACCTTGGACCCAACAACTCGCAGGGTGAAGTTGAAAGGTGGAGGAGTTGTTCTCTTCACGGATACGGTGGGATTTATCAGGGATTTGCCTCCCAACTTGGTAGCGGCTTTCAGAGCGACTCTGGAGGAGGTTAGGGAGGCTGATATCCTCCTCCATGTAGCCGATGGAAGCCATCCGCGAATGGCTGAGCAGATAATGACGGTCAATAAGATATTGGAAGATGTTGTCGAGGTGGGGGAGAAGAAGATGGTTTATGCGATAAATAAGATGGATAAAGC is from bacterium and encodes:
- the hflX gene encoding GTPase HflX; this encodes MLERVSRRGVANEKAILVGLERGDDWQERMEELKELAISAGAEVVGEVRQKREEPDPFYYIGRGKAEELAVLIKELDADLVIVDASLNLVQHRNLEEILQTKVVDRTELILDIFAQRAHTKEGKLQIELAQLTYLLPRLTGRGVFLSRLGGGIGTRGPGETKLEYDRRRIRDRINQLRKEIDEVREQRAKRRLWRRAEDIPIVALVGYTNVGKSTLLNAITKASVYVDDRPFATLDPTTRRVKLKGGGVVLFTDTVGFIRDLPPNLVAAFRATLEEVREADILLHVADGSHPRMAEQIMTVNKILEDVVEVGEKKMVYAINKMDKADIHEVMAKLPAGLSNVCFISALQQRGISALLEKIGKILEEEFCLVELTIPYERGDILSLLYEKGRVLGEDFGGKGINILARVPVDLRDKILLLTNSKGK
- a CDS encoding LL-diaminopimelate aminotransferase, with amino-acid sequence MKSRLERVPPYLFSQLVAARREAEKKGLSIIDLGIGDPDIPTPSHIVERMREAVLNGDYHRYDESDKGLPIFRQAVINWYRERFGVELGMEEVLSLIGCKEGLAHIIWALVENPDDIVLVPDPAYPVYKNNTLLAGGTPYIMPLRRENAFLPDLKAIPKEVARKAKLMFLNYPNNPTGSVAPREFFEEVVEFALENEIIVCHDCAYSEIYYDTPPISFLSVPGAKEVGIEFHSLSKTFNMTGWRVGFAVGNEKIVSLLTSFKSHIDSGVFMAIQDVAAYALENPNGHPEKMREIYRSRRDIVVEGLREAGLEVSPPPATFYIWVALPSGISSADWAGRLLNEEGVVVTPGRGYGEYGEGYVRIALTVKAEDVDGTLREAVRRIKEFLKRGEGDR